A region of Nakaseomyces glabratus chromosome M, complete sequence DNA encodes the following proteins:
- the UMP1 gene encoding Ump1p (CAGL0M06171g~Ortholog(s) have role in cellular response to DNA damage stimulus, proteasome assembly, ubiquitin-dependent protein catabolic process and cytosol, nucleus localization), whose protein sequence is MSIVPKGHQDRVSTSQGVTSNAASLPDTLRMQEGGAVPLSSQLNDRHPLMHRVQNWEETQHRRQLEQYRNIFGLAEPMRRMMEIGIVDATDFNPVSQGQSSIHRDILMNKETSVDWEDIYPENNGLLSGNMVGDDVHTQIERKVGI, encoded by the coding sequence ATGAGTATTGTTCCAAAGGGTCATCAGGATAGAGTGTCGACGAGCCAAGGGGTGACGTCTAATGCGGCCAGTTTGCCGGACACGCTGAGAATGCAAGAAGGTGGTGCTGTGCCATTGTCATCGCAATTGAACGATAGACATCCTCTGATGCACCGTGTACAGAATTGGGAAGAGACACAGCATAGGAGACAGCTGGAGCAATATAGAAACATATTTGGTCTTGCCGAGCCTATGAGACGTATGATGGAGATCGGGATAGTGGATGCTACCGACTTCAACCCTGTCTCCCAGGGCCAGAGCTCAATTCACCGCGATATACTTATGAACAAAGAGACCAGTGTGGACTGGGAGGACATTTACCCTGAAAACAACGGACTGCTATCAGGTAACATGGTCGGTGATGACGTGCATACACAGATAGAACGCAAGGTTGGTATATAA
- the SWD3 gene encoding Swd3p (CAGL0M06193g~Ortholog(s) have histone methyltransferase activity (H3-K4 specific) activity and role in chromatin silencing at telomere, histone H3-K4 methylation, regulation of meiotic DNA double-strand break formation, telomere maintenance), producing MMEVLKQIEIPGGGPSTCGVFSRDGQWLAVVRGIEVYIYETSGYQLRETLVLEHAAGVSQICWSPDGKCIASCSDDFTVVVTHRQLGLLHRLVGHTAPVISLCYNNKGNLLFTSSMDESIKVWDVLTGTVMKTMSAHSEPVVSIDLSDNDGSILSSGSHDGLIRIFDTATGHCLKTLTYDKDWQSETGVVPIAKVKFSANTKYLLVKSYDGVVKIWDSVSGDVVRTFKPSNKKYNLTHCCGMDFMYPQSTQSPLILSGYEKGEIYCWDSNTKAELQVLKIEECDSAIISIDCHNNLMCSLSLAGNCTIWKYVTETT from the coding sequence ATGATGGAAGTGTTGAAGCAGATAGAGATCCCAGGCGGTGGGCCGAGCACCTGTGGTGTTTTCAGTCGCGATGGACAATGGCTGGCGGTCGTGAGAGGTATAGAGGTGTATATTTATGAGACCTCGGGGTATCAATTGCGTGAGACATTGGTCTTGGAACACGCTGCTGGTGTGTCACAGATCTGCTGGTCGCCTGATGGCAAGTGCATTGCGTCTTGCTCCGATGACTTCACTGTTGTTGTGACACATAGACAGCTTGGGTTGTTACATAGACTAGTGGGCCATACAGCACCAGTTATATCTCTATGCTATAACAATAAAGGAAACTTGCTCTTTACTTCGTCAATGGATGAGAGTATCAAAGTTTGGGATGTGCTCACGGGCACTGTGATGAAGACAATGTCAGCACACTCAGAGCCCGTGGTATCCATTGATCTATCTGATAATGACGGGAGTATATTGAGCTCGGGCTCACACGATGGTCTTATTAGAATTTTTGACACAGCTACCGGCCATTGTTTGAAGACGTTGACTTACGATAAGGATTGGCAAAGTGAAACTGGTGTGGTGCCAATCGCTAAGGTGAAATTCTCCGCCAATACTAAGTATCTACTGGTTAAATCGTATGATGGTGTTGTGAAAATATGGGACTCAGTCTCGGGTGATGTTGTCCGAACGTTTAAACCATCTAATAAGAAGTATAACTTGACCCATTGCTGCGGTATGGACTTCATGTATCCACAGAGCACGCAATCTCCGTTGATCCTCAGCGGTTACGAGAAAGGAGAGATCTACTGTTGGGACTCAAACACAAAGGCTGAATTGCAAGTGTTGAAGATTGAAGAGTGTGACTCTGCGATTATAAGCATTGATTGCCACAACAACCTAATGTGCTCATTGTCTCTGGCAGGTAATTGCACGATCTGGAAATACGTTACTGAAACAACATAA
- the ECM31 gene encoding 3-methyl-2-oxobutanoate hydroxymethyltransferase (CAGL0M06215g~Ortholog(s) have 3-methyl-2-oxobutanoate hydroxymethyltransferase activity, role in pantothenate biosynthetic process, respiratory chain complex IV assembly and mitochondrion localization), with protein sequence MMMLNRLKCLGKGPLRFYSVHSDTAGATKTILDLQRKYVERKPLTMCTAYDFITASWVQKADTDILLIGDSMGMTSLGYDSTSSLTLDEFKYHVKSVCRAEGPSFIVSDMPFGSFETSISQGIQTAIDLMRSSSKVKSMKIESGSCHSDHHTYKLIGELCSRGIPVMGHIGLTPQRQHSLGGFKVQANKSVQEIHDLLASAKKLEELGCWGIVLECIPQRVAGFITKALSIPTIGIGAGNQTSGQVLVVSDLLGFLDSTPPKFVKEYDNLGQRAIDSIKAYNSDVTTKAFPETGKHNFKIKEDIWNQFLSEVKVDKT encoded by the coding sequence ATGATGATGCTAAATAGATTGAAATGTTTGGGAAAAGGGCCGTTGAGGTTTTATTCAGTTCATTCAGATACGGCAGGAGCTACTAAGACTATTTTGGACTTGCAGCGGAAGTATGTGGAAAGGAAACCACTTACTATGTGTACAGCATATGATTTCATTACTGCAAGTTGGGTTCAGAAAGCGGATACAGATATTCTTTTGATTGGTGATTCCATGGGCATGACTTCCCTAGGGTATGATTCAACTTCATCGTTAACTTTAGATGAATTTAAATATCATGTCAAATCTGTCTGTAGAGCAGAAGGTCCGTCTTTTATTGTCAGTGATATGCCATTCGGAAGTTTTGAAACTAGCATAAGCCAAGGTATTCAAACGGCAATTGATCTAATGAGATCCAGCAGTAAAGTAAAATCAATGAAAATTGAGTCCGGTTCCTGTCATAGTGACCATCATACCTACAAGTTAATTGGCGAACTTTGTTCAAGAGGTATACCTGTGATGGGCCATATAGGTTTAACACCACAGCGACAACACTCATTGGGTGGTTTCAAAGTCCAAGCCAACAAGAGTGTGCAGGAAATACATGATCTTTTGGCATCTGCAAAGAAATTAGAAGAACTTGGATGCTGGGGCATCGTATTGGAATGCATACCTCAGAGAGTGGCTGGATTTATCACGAAAGCATTATCCATACCAACAATTGGTATAGGTGCTGGTAACCAGACTAGTGGCCAAGTCCTTGTTGTATCAGATTTGTTGGGCTTCCTGGATAGCACACCGCCAAAATTTGTAAAAGAATATGACAACTTGGGGCAACGAGCAATTGATAGCATTAAAGCATACAACTCAGACGTTACTACAAAGGCTTTCCCAGAAACTGGAAAAcataatttcaaaattaaaGAGGATATATGGAACCAATTCTTGTCGGAAGTAAAAGTTGATAAAACATAA
- the EHT1 gene encoding medium-chain fatty acid ethyl ester synthase/esterase (CAGL0M06237g~Ortholog(s) have alcohol O-butanoyltransferase activity, serine hydrolase activity, short-chain carboxylesterase activity and role in medium-chain fatty acid biosynthetic process, medium-chain fatty acid catabolic process), with product MSVNTWPLINPFNWGYNGTIKHVTHDEGTVKLQLKNGEEPLQFEEFLNKYVPELKNDAKFKLNPALFTGILQTMYLGSADYSREFQVFYGREIVKFSDGGVCTVDYVMKDWENEYKLNETTKKFDVEKFKQDEADTHAEGWPRLQPRTRYLRDNELQEVHSDDRPLVLVLHGLAGGSHEPVIRSLTQQLSRIGGGKFQVAVLNSRGCARSKITTRSLFTAFHTGDTREFLQRVRNHHPNKKIYAVGFSFGATMLANYLGEEGENTPLSAACTLSNPWDMVMSSVKTSNDWWSKNLFSANITQFLVRLVKVNMGELEVPEGTEPDHPPTVKNPSYYNFTKSNLQKAFKFKTIADFDSTYTAPCLGFKSAMDYYKSASSINRLPNIKIPLLSINARDDPVVGPEGVPFDLMKQNPHVVHCETDIGGHLAYLDLEWKPWVTKEIAQYFNVFDDHVE from the coding sequence ATGTCGGTGAATACGTGGCCATTGATCAACCCTTTCAATTGGGGTTATAACGGTACTATCAAGCATGTTACGCATGATGAAGGTACTGTCAAGTTGCAGTTGAAGAATGGTGAGGAGCCCTTACAATTCGAAGAGTTTTTGAACAAGTATGTTCCTGAGTTGAAGAACGACGCTAAGTTTAAGCTGAATCCTGCGCTGTTTACGGGTATTTTGCAGACCATGTACCTTGGATCCGCTGATTATTCCCGCGAGTTTCAAGTGTTCTATGGTAGAGAGATAGTTAAGTTCTCCGATGGAGGTGTTTGCACCGTGGACTACGTGATGAAAGACTGGGAAAATGAGTATAAGTTGAACGAGACCACGAAGAAGTTCGATGTTGAGAAATTCAAGCAGGACGAGGCCGATACTCACGCGGAAGGGTGGCCGCGCTTGCAACCACGTACCAGATACCTAAGAGACAATGAACTGCAAGAAGTTCACAGCGATGACAGACCATTGGTGCTAGTTCTGCATGGCTTGGCTGGTGGCTCTCATGAGCCGGTTATCAGATCCCTAACCCAACAACTGTCTAGAATCGGCGGTGGTAAATTCCAAGTTGCGGTTTTGAACAGTAGAGGCTGTGCTCGTTCTAAGATTACCACTAGAAGCTTGTTTACTGCGTTCCATACTGGGGATACGCGTGAATTTTTGCAAAGGGTAAGAAACCACCACCCAAACAAGAAGATATACGCTGTGGGTTTCTCCTTCGGTGCCACCATGCTGGCAAACTATCTAGgtgaagaaggtgaaaaCACACCATTGTCAGCAGCATGTACTCTAAGTAACCCTTGGGATATGGTCATGTCTTCTGTTAAGACTTCAAATGACTGGTGGTCAAAGAACTTGTTCTCAGCGAACATTACACAATTCTTAGTAAGATTGGTCAAGGTCAATATGGGTGAACTAGAAGTCCCAGAAGGTACTGAACCAGATCACCCTCCAACTGTCAAAAACCCATCGTATTATAACTTCACCAAGTCCAACTTGCAAAAGGCATTCAAGTTTAAGACAATCGCCGATTTCGATAGCACTTACACAGCACCTTGCTTAGGTTTCAAGAGTGCAATGGACTACTACAAGTCTGCTAGCTCCATAAACAGACTGCCAAACATTAAGATCCCACTATTAAGTATAAATGCTAGAGATGACCCAGTGGTTGGCCCTGAAGGTGTTCCATTCGATTTAATGAAGCAGAATCCACACGTGGTTCACTGTGAAACCGACATTGGTGGACATCTTGCATACTTGGATTTAGAATGGAAGCCTTGGGTTACCAAAGAGATTGCACAATACTTCAATGTATTTGATGATCACGTCGAGTAA
- the FZO1 gene encoding mitofusin (CAGL0M06259g~Ortholog(s) have GTPase activity, protein homodimerization activity, role in mitochondrial fusion and integral component of mitochondrial outer membrane, mitochondrial inner membrane localization): MSKQINFKGNGNKEEEEDPAKEILESLNNDDSYDSFVTPPPSQLTYSRNDGQLILDEQDQDLSASHHRRASNENMLSAQLSQWTYNNNRATLQKAISHVSDLLDKIDQENEERPMFLIQEDDVNKLNVLQPHLKLEGTYTVKHDKSFNLDKAALAKLFHSQVQVAKKHLSSLKIRLDDMSSKVFITGDVNTGKSAFCNSLLRRRLLPEDQLPCTNVFCEILESRDNNNLEEVHAIPLRLATTVKDVPAIYDIHNRTTYDIFPLSSLPELVQRNDKYVLLKIYIKDDKVSPEKSLLRNGIVDISLMDSPGLNIDSLQTAEVMAKQEEIDLVIFVVNAENQLTLSAKEFISLASTEKKFMFFVVKKFDKIRDKQRCKDLILKQIKDLSPESHKRANEFVHFISSPESDINSPRAGNGPDGDPDPGDDGGEYNSADPDFDHLQSSIRNFVLKKRSLSKLLPVKTYIAKLLTDAEIISKANLKLFEEEDKQLDKELQELEPVLNEAQNKTGYLTMKIEHIAENAIYSCYEFTKSQINSSLELTYDELPSYQGVSRIHDFVFSTEQCIRDKIKSNVISSEQFARMQTEKTVNELESLGKQELGDEFMKERSFQSDLMFTKRIHTVSKKINVRMSIMDFFAPSWSSFVSYIGWSLSVPLLTSGESQNTADKTGAVVKKTVPGILGLKEYPLVQYFSRPSLLFTSRLPTMAIYSVGGSKLMSNIAYNGLRLTSVNSLKKIASPLLILASLLGVAYLIHDLPRALPLNLLRKYKRKLKELDFVHQNAERISREVRVVLKVPIREIYTSCEAVVEKKRAIKREIEDKRASNALSMTFFNRLLAKSQTQLTIVQNINLDID, from the coding sequence ATGTCCAAACAGATTAATTTCAAGGGGAATGgcaacaaagaagaagaagaagacccGGCAAAAGAGATTTTAGAAAGCTTAAACAATGACGATTCATATGATTCATTTGTCACACCACCACCTTCTCAACTCACttattcaagaaatgaTGGCCAATTAATCCTAGATGAACAGGATCAAGATTTGTCTGCTAGTCACCATAGAAGGGCATCAAACGAGAACATGCTTTCAGCTCAGTTAAGCCAATGGacatataataacaatagaGCCACTCTTCAAAAGGCCATCTCGCATGTTTCCGATCTACTTGATAAGATAGATCAGGAGAATGAAGAGAGACCCATGTTTTTAATCCAAGAAGATGATGTGAATAAATTAAATGTATTACAACCACACTTGAAACTGGAAGGTACTTATACAGTTAAACATGACAAATCTTTCAATTTGGACAAAGCGGCATTGGctaaattatttcattcGCAAGTTCAGGTAGCGAAGAAACATTTAAGCTCATTGAAAATAAGGCTTGATGATATGTCCTCAAAGGTGTTTATTACAGGCGATGTCAATACCGGAAAATCTGCGTTTTGTAACTCTCTGCTGAGGAGAAGATTATTACCGGAAGATCAACTACCATGTACAAATGTCTTTTGTGAAATTCTAGAATCCCGTGATAACAATAATCTCGAAGAAGTCCATGCAATACCACTTCGCTTAGCTACAACAGTCAAAGATGTACCCGCTATTTATGACATTCATAATCGAACCACATATGACATATTTCCTCTGTCCTCTCTACCAGAATTAGTACAGAGAAATGACAAATATGTTTTACTCAAGATATACATTAAAGATGACAAAGTGTCCCCAGAGAAGAGCTTGCTACGTAATGGTATTGTTGATATTTCGTTAATGGATTCCCCAGGATTAAATATCGACTCACTTCAAACAGCTGAGGTTATGGCAAAACAAGAAGAGATTGACCTTGTAATATTTGTCGTAAATGCCGAAAACCAGTTGACTTTATCCGCTAAAGAATTCATTTCACTCGCTTCAACTGAAAAGAAGTTCatgttttttgttgttaaGAAGTTTGATAAGATAAGAGACAAACAAAGATGCAAGgatttaatattaaaacAAATTAAAGATCTTTCTCCCGAAAGTCACAAAAGGGCGAATGAGTTTGtgcattttatttctaGTCCTGAATCTGACATAAATTCTCCTAGAGCAGGCAATGGACCAGATGGAGATCCAGATCCAGGTGATGATGGAGGTGAATACAACTCAGCTGACCCGGATTTTGACCATTTACAAAGTTCCATAAGAAACTTTgtcttgaagaaaagatcaCTTTCCAAGTTGCTACCTGTGAAGACTTATATTGCCAAGTTGTTGACCGATGCTGAAATAATATCGAAAGCAAACCTGAAGctatttgaagaagaggacaAACAGTTGGATAAGGAACTTCAAGAGCTAGAACCGGTGTTGAATGAAGCTCAAAATAAGACTGGATACCtaacaatgaaaatagaACACATTGCAGAAAATGCCATTTACTCGTGCTACGAATTTACAAAGAGTCAGATAAATAGCTCTCTAGAACTGACTTATGACGAACTGCCTTCATACCAAGGTGTATCACGCATACACGACTTTGTTTTCTCTACTGAGCAATGCATTAGGGACAAGATCAAATCAAATGTTATTAGTAGCGAGCAATTTGCAAGGATGCAAACTGAGAAAACTGTAAATGAACTTGAGTCCCTTGGGAAGCAAGAGCTTGGCGATGAATTTATGAAGGAGAGGTCTTTCCAAAGCGACCTCATGTTTACTAAACGAATTCATACAGTAAGCAAGAAGATCAACGTGCGCATGTCGATAATGGATTTCTTTGCACCATCATGGTCCAGCTTTGTGAGCTACATTGGATGGAGTTTGTCAGTTCCACTTCTGACATCTGGAGAGAGCCAAAATACTGCCGATAAAACTGGTGCTGTAGTCAAAAAGACGGTTCCTGGCATACTGGGGTTGAAAGAGTACCCTTTGGTGCAATACTTTTCTCGTCCATCACTACTGTTCACATCTAGATTACCTACCATGGCCATCTATTCCGTTGGTGGTAGCAAGCTAATGAGTAATATAGCCTATAATGGGCTGAGGTTGACCTCTGTGAACTCGCTGAAGAAAATTGCTAGTCCCCTGTTGATTCTGGCGTCTTTGCTAGGTGTTGCGTACCTGATCCACGACCTGCCCAGAGCCCTTCCGCTCAACCTGTTGCGCAAGTACAAGCGTAAATTGAAAGAGCTTGACTTTGTGCACCAGAACGCGGAGAGAATATCGCGGGAAGTGCGTGTCGTGCTGAAGGTGCCCATCCGCGAGATATACACCTCTTGCGAGGCCGTGGTCGAGAAGAAGCGTGCTATCAAGAGAGAAATCGAAGATAAGAGAGCCAGCAACGCGCTGTCCATGACGTTCTTCAACAGGCTCCTGGCGAAATCACAGACCCAGCTCACCATTGTGCAGAACATCAACCTTGATATCGACTAG
- the DTR1 gene encoding Dtr1p (CAGL0M06281g~Ortholog(s) have amine transmembrane transporter activity, role in amine transport, ascospore wall assembly, transmembrane transport and cell periphery, prospore membrane localization) has protein sequence MSTSSNTSGECSPFSITDSIVVQATDDNADKILQEVDLSDPNIDKNDTFELRQQVSIKESPLYYLRDIPYSAYTSFQVSLIFLIVIYNGFLGPLAGNVFIPALPLLQKEFNVSETTINATVSVFMATFSISPLFWGALADKGGRKILYIISISLMVIINILLASVPKKIGSLIFLRIIQAFASSSVISLGAGTVADLTPPKDRGKAMAYFMLGPNLGPILAPIIAGLILLDNNNWRWLFGFLCIVSGLGLIMVILLLPETLRCIVGNGDRQWENWSQNENDMSTQPVDFSSPISRWSFVSDIGFLNPITQDSIFKGLYPHPPKFSVWTYLRIMTFPPVILTSIANALLFCTYYSISVTLSHFLATEYSYSNLKIGACYVCPGVCMLLGSQIGGHLSDSMRKSWKKENYNTEYPLEFRLILTVCGVLLAIGGSIGYGWCIQFHYHISAVLVFAGLMAFGLTWCNNTIMTYLSELLSLRVSSAIAVSSFFRNIAAAISSALIAKLCQKMGIGFCFLGLGLINLVSLFSILVLINNRNKWVKDSF, from the coding sequence ATGAGCACCTCCAGCAACACTAGCGGTGAGTGTTCGCCCTTTTCCATTACAGACAGTATTGTAGTACAAGCTACAGATGATAATGCTGATAAGATTTTACAAGAGGTGGATTTAAGTGATCCGAATATTGATAAGAACGACACTTTCGAACTAAGACAACAAGTATCAATTAAAGAGAGCCCCCTTTATTATTTAAGAGATATACCATACTCGGCTTACACAAGTTTTCAGGTCTCTCTAATTTTCCTTATTGTCATTTATAATGGCTTCTTAGGACCATTGGCAGGTAACGTCTTTATACCTGCTCTGCCGCTGCTGCAAAAGGAATTTAACGTTTCTGAAACAACCATAAATGCTACGGTATCAGTATTCATGGCAACATTCTCCATCTCACCATTATTTTGGGGTGCCCTCGCAGATAAAGGAGGCAGaaagatattatatattatttcaatttctttaatggtcataataaatattctaTTGGCAAGTgtcccaaaaaaaataggaTCTTTGATATTCCTAAGAATTATTCAAGCTTTTGCATCAAGTTCCGTAATTTCACTAGGAGCGGGGACAGTGGCTGACTTGACACCACCAAAAGATAGAGGTAAAGCCATGGCATATTTTATGTTGGGTCCCAATTTGGGACCTATTTTGGCGCCTATAATTGCGGGGTTGATATTATTGGATAACAATAACTGGAGATGGTTATTTGGATTCCTTTGTATAGTGAGCGGATTAGGTTTGATAATGGTGATTCTCTTATTACCTGAAACACTGAGATGTATAGTTGGTAATGGAGATCGACAATGGGAGAATTGGAGCCAAAATGAGAATGATATGTCGACACAACCTGTAGACTTCTCATCACCGATTTCAAGGTGGTCATTTGTGTCAGATATTGGATTCCTGAATCCAATAACTCAAGATTCAATTTTTAAAGGTCTTTATCCACACCCACCAAAGTTTTCTGTTTGGACATATCTTCGTATTATGACCTTCCCGCCCGTAATATTAACATCCATCGCGAATGCATTGTTATTTTGCACATACTATAGTATAAGTGTAACATTGTCTCATTTTCTTGCAACTGAATACTCTTATTCTAATCTTAAAATAGGTGCATGTTATGTGTGTCCTGGTGTCTGTATGTTGTTAGGATCACAAATTGGTGGGCATTTATCTGATTCTATGAGAAAGAGTTGGAAGAAAGAGAACTATAATACAGAGTATCCTTTGGAATTCCGTTTAATATTGACTGTTTGCGGAGTTCTGTTAGCAATTGGCGGGTCAATTGGGTACGGCTGGTGTATTCAATTTCACTACCATATCTCGGCGGTACTTGTCTTTGCTGGTCTAATGGCATTCGGACTAACATGGTGCAATAATACAATTATGACATATCTGTCTGAGTTACTCTCCTTAAGAGTATCTAGTGCCATTGCAGTTAGTAGCTTTTTTAGAAATATTGCAGCAGCAATAAGTTCAGCACTAATTGCAAAACTGTGCCAAAAAATGGGTATTGGATTTTGTTTCTTAGGTTTGGGTTTGATTAACCTTGTCTCTTTGTTTTCGATATTGGTATTGATTAATAACAGAAATAAATGGGTTAAAGACAGTTTCTGA